CGTGGTCCAGCTTCCGCCGGCCCCATACCGGGAGGCCGCGGATCTGGCCCGGGCCCTGGAGACCCTGTCGGCCGAACTGGCCCGGGAACAGGCCCAGAAGGACGCCTTCCTGGCAGCGGTGGCCCACGAGTTGCGCACGCCGCTGACCTACCTCCAGGGTTACGCCCGGTCGTTGCTTGACGGCATGGTGGCCGACCCGGAGGCCGTGCGCGACCACCTGACGGTCATCGACCGGGAGGCCCGGCGGTTGGGGCGGATGGTCGGGGATCTGCTGGATCGGGAAGCCCTGGCCTCGGGGCGCGTCTCCCTGCGTACCGGGCCGGTCGACCTGGCCGTCCTGGCGGGCGAGGCCGTTGAGGATGCGGCCCCGGCCGCCCGGGAAAAGGGCGTGGGCCTCGAGCTGGAGGTGCACCCGCCCGTCCCCGCCGTGCAGGCGGACGCCGACCGGCTGCGCCAGGTGCTGTGGAACCTGCTCGACAACGCGCTGGCCCACACCCCACCGGGCGGCCGGATCTGGGTGGAGGTCTGCCGCGCCGGGCAAACGGTCGAGGTGACGGTCCACGACACGGGCACCGGTTTCGACCCCGCGGAGAGCGAGAACATCTGGCGCCCGTTCTACCGCGTGGACAGGGCTTCCGGAGGCCCCCGGCCCCCGGGGCGGCGGGGTTACGGCCTCGGGCTGGCCACGGTGCGGCAGGTCATTGAAGCCCATGGCGGTACGGTCCATGCCGACGGCCGGCCCGGGCAGGGTGCCTCGGTGGGCTTTCGCCTGCCGGTGATGCTGCCGGCCGGCGGTCCCGCCACGACGGCGCCGGCCGCCCGGCCAGCGAGGGCGATCCCCGGTGCTGCGGGCGATGGCGGTGATGGGGTCCTCCCAGCGGACGAACCCGGCCGCCGGGCGGCGTCCGGTCTCGGGCCGCCCGCCGCCGTGCAGCAGCCGTCCCCTCGGCCGCTGCCACGGGCCGGGGACCGTGCCTGGGCCAGCGGCGAGTCCCTGGTCGCCGTGCTCCTGGTGGTCGTGGGCGTTCTGGCGCTGGCGACGGCCTCGCTCCTGCCCCGGCTGGTATCCCCGGCGGGTGCCAGAGGCTTTGCGGACCTGTTGATCATCGCCCTGACGGGAGCCGTCAGCACCGTTTTGCTGGCAGGCATCATCGCCCTTTTATACAGGGCCTGGATGGGAGGCCGGTCGACATGATGATGCATCCGGGGTGGAGCAACGGTTGGGGCCTGTGGGGGATGTGGCTGGCCATGGTGGCCTTCTGGCTCGTGCCGCTGTTGCTGGTGGCCGGCATCTTCTGGCTCTTCCTGGGGCGGGACCGCCATCGTGGGGACCGGGGGTCCGAGCCAGCGGTTTTCGACGAGAACCGCCGGGCCCTTGCCGTCCTCAAGGAGCGGTACGCCCGGGGCGAGATCAGCCGCGAGGAGTTCGAGCGGATCAAGGACGACATCATGAAATCGTAGGGGGCACCGGTCGCTCAGGTTGCGCAGGTCCATCGCCCTTCGGCTGGCGCCTTCGCGATACGCCCGCGCCGCCGTCCCGGCGGGTGGCGGCCACCGGGACCGTCCCCGCCGGGGTACCGGCGTGGGCGTCCTGGGGAGGTCACCCGGGAGATGGAGACGGGAGAGTACGGCCACAATTCCGGTGATGCACCGTCACCGGACCGCCATCCCGGCCCGCACGCCCCGGCCGTCCTGGTGGTGGACGACGAGGCGGAAATCCGGCGCCTGCTCCGGCTGTACCTGGAACGGGCCGGGTTCGTCGTGATGGAAGCCGGCGATGGTACGTCCGCCCTGGCGGCTTTCGATGCGGCCGGGCGACAAGGCCGCCCCGTAGCGGCGGTGGTGCTCGACCTGATGCTTCCCGGCATGGACGGGTGGGAGGTCTGCGAACGGCTCCGGGAACGCAGCCCGGTGCCCATCCTCATGCTTACCGCCCGCGGTGACATCCACGAGCGGCTGCACGGCTTTCAACTGGGGGCCGACGACTATGTGGTCAAACCTTTCGACCCGCGGGAGATCGTGGCCCGCGTCCGGGCCCTCCTCCGCCGCGGGATGCCCGCTGCCGGGGCGACCCGGCCTCCGGGGGCCGAACCGGCCCTTGAACTCGGCCGGCTGGTCATCGACCCAGGCGCCCGCACGGTGACGGTCGACGGGCAACCCGTCCCGCTGACCCGCACCGAGTTCGACCTTCTCTACATCCTGGCCCGCCACCGCGGCCAGACGCTGGGCCGCCAGCAGATCCTGGACCGCCTGCGGGGCGGCGACTATTTCGGCGACGAGCGGGTCGTCGACAGCCACGTTCGCAACCTGAGGGAAAAGCTCGAGGCTTTCGGGCTGCGCCACCTCATCGCCACCGTCTGGGGCGTGGGGTACCGTTTTGATGGTTAGGGCGGCTGCAGCGACCGGGCCTTCAGGATCCTACCCCGAGCCGAGCCGCTGTCGCAGCCCATGCCGTTGCAGCTTGCCGCTGGCGGTGCGCGGCAGGGGTTCGGAGGTGAAGAAGACCCTGCGGGGCACCTTGTACCGCGCCAGCCGCTCGGCACAGAAGCGCAGGAGGGCCTCTTCCGTCACCGGAGACGGGTGCGGGGCCGGGTCAGGGGCCGGGGACCCGTACCGGCTCGGTTGCGCTGCCAGCACGGGGGCTGAGGCGCGGCTCCGCTCCGGGTCCCGGGCAGGGGCCGGCGTGCGACCCGCTTCCGGGACCGCGTGCCTCCCGGAGCCAAGGCCCGCATCCGGTGCGGTGTCTAGGTGGGGGTCACGCAGCCGCACCACCGCCACCGGCACCTGCCCCCACTCCGGATCCGGCACCCCGACCACCCCGGCCTCCTCCACCGCCGGGTGGGCCAGCAGCACCGCCTCCACCTCCGCCGGGTAGATGTTCTCACCGCCGGAGATGATCAGGTCGTCCCGGCGATCGGCCACGTAGAGGTAGCCCTCCTCATCCAGGTAGCCCAGGTCGCCGGTGTGGAACCAGCCGTCTCGCCAGGCGCGGGCGGTGGCGTCGGGCCGGTGGTGGTACCCCGGGCTGACCGTGGGACCCTGCACCGCGATCTCCCCCACCTGGCCGGGCGGCAGGTCGCGGCCGCGTTCGTCCACGATGCGCAGCCGGTTGAAGAACAGCGGCTTGCCGGCCGAGCCCAGCTTGCGCAGGGCGTCGACGGGGGCCAGGGTCGCAAACTGGGAGGCCGTCTCCGTCATGCCGTAGGTCTGCACCACCGGGATGCCGCGGGCGGCGCAGGCCTCCAGCAGCGGCCGCGGGGCCGGCCCGCCCCCCAGGAGCACGCAGCGCAGGTGCTCGGGGTAGGGCCGGGGGCCGCGTTCGTCCAGCATGCGCTGGAGCATGGTGGCCACCACCGAGATCACCGTCACCCGGTGCCGCTCGATGGACGCGTTGACCGCCGCCGGGTCGAACCGCCGGTGCAGCACCATGGGGATCCCGTAGATCACCGACCGGAAGACGATGGACAGCCCGCTGACGTGGAAGAGGGGCACGCAGCAGAGCCAGCGGTCGTCCCGGTGAAGGCCCAGGTTGAGGGCCGACTGGACGGCGCTCCAGAAGTGGTTGCCGTAGGTCAGGACGGCGCCCTTGGGCCGGCCCGTGGTCCCCGAGGTGTAGATGATGCAGTGGGGCGCCGCCAGGTCGATGGCGGCTGAAAGGCCCGAGGTCGTGACAGTGGAATCCGCGGCGGCGGAGACCGAGGCGGCGACCCCGGTGGAAGCCATGGCGGCGGGACCGGCGGAAGCCGCCGCAGCGGGCCCGACACCGGCCAGATCGGCCAGGGAGAGAAGGCAAGGCCGCCCCTTCGAGCGGGACGGTGCCCGGGTGGCTTGCGCCGGCTCGGAAGAAGGGTGGGCCGCCACTGCCGCTGCGGTCTCCCCGAACCCCTGGCCGTAGATCAGCCAGTCGGCGCCGCTGTCGGCCACCTGCCAGGCCAGTTCGGCCGGCGTCAGGCGCACGTTGAGGGGAACCAGTACAGCGCCCGCCCGAATCAGGGCGTGGATCAGCACCACGTACCCGGGCTCGTTGGCCGCCAGCGCCGCGACGGTCTGGCCCGGCTGGACACCGGCTGCCCGGAGCCGCTCGGCCAGTGCCGTCGCCGCGGCGTCCAGCGCCGCGAAGGTCCAGCAGCGTTCGTCACGGCTCGCGGCCGGATCGCCGGCCACCAGCAAGGCCAGCCCGCCGGGTTGCAGTTCCGCCTGCCGGTGAAGCCAGTCGGGCATCGGCACGGTCCATCCCCAGGTAGCCGGCCCCCCGGCCGTCCCGGGTCGACCCGGCCCACCGTGCTCCGGCCGTCCCGCCTGATCGGGAAGGGGGGATTGGGGCGTGGTCACGTTTCGACCTCCACCTGGCCTCGTCGGCGTCGTCGCAGGGCAGACGTCACGGCCGCCCTGCGCACCATCACCATCATAGGACTCGTCGCCGAACCAAGACAGGCCTTTTCCCGGTCGCCACCGAAATGGCATCCAGGGACACCAGGCCGTTTGCAAGGAGGGAACCCCATGGCCCACACCATCCATTCCCGTCACGTCCACTACGGCTGGGACAACGGCCTCGAGCCGGTGCTGGAAGTCGAACCCGGCGAGACGGTTGAGTTCGAGGTGGTCGATGCCTCGGGCGGCCAGCTGAACCCCGGTTCGACCGCCGCGGACGTGGCACGGCTTGACTTCGAGCGGGTCAATCCCGTCACCGGACCGGTGTTCATCAAGGGGGCGAAGCCGGGGGACGTGCTGGAGGTCGAGATCCTAGAGTTCGGTCCCGCCCGCTGGGGCTGGACGGCCATCATCCCCGGGTTTGGCCTTCTGGCCGACGAGTTCCCGGAACCCTACCTCAAGATCTGGGACCTGTCGGGGACCGGTGACCGCGCCTGGTTCAACGAGCGCATCGCCGTACCCCTCAACCCCTTCCCGGGCACCATCGGCGTCGCTCTGCCCGAGCCCGGGCGGCACAGCATCGTCCCGCCGCGGAAGAACGGCGGCAATCTGGACATCCGCCACCTGACCACCGGCACCCGGCTGCTCCTGCCGGTGTGGGTCGAGGGGGCGCTCTTCTCCATCGGCGACACCCACGCTGCGCAGGGCGACGGGGAGGTGTGCGGCACGGCCATCGAGGCGGCCATGCAGGTGGCCTGCCGCTTCCGCGTCCGCCGCGACCTGCGCCTGGACGAACCGGCCTTCATCGTGCCGGGCCCGCTGGCGTCGGGCCAGGACCCGCGGGGCTACTTCGTCACCACCGGGATCAGCGACCACCTGATGGAGGCCACCCGCAAGGCCGTGCGGGCGATGATCCGCTATCTGGGGGAGACCTACCACCTGGAGCCTGCGGAGGCCTACGCCCTGGCCAGCGTGGCCGTGGACCTCAAGATCAGCGAGGTCGTCGACGCGCCCAACTGGGTGATCTCGGCGTTCCTCCCCCAGTCCCTGTTCGTCCGGTGAGGAAGGTGCAGGCGGCGGGATATCGACCGCGACGTGCGGCCGGCAGCAAGGGGCGGTGCGGGCGGGACTCGCGCCGCCCCTATACGTTGGCCGATAAGGGGCGCTCGGTCCATGGTCACGACAACTTCGTCTGACCGTCTCGTCTCCTGACCCACCGCTCCACCCATCGTGCCAGTTCCCGCTCATCCATGTCACCAACCGCTACCCGTTCCATGACCTCAACCGCCTCCGCTGGTGGCGGATCGAAGACGAGACCTTCGGACGCAAGCCAGAGGCCGAGTGCCAAGAAAGCCGTCCGCTTGTTTCCATCCACAAACGGGTGGTCGCGCACAAGGGCATGCGCACACGCCGCTGCCTGTGCAACAGGCGTCAGGTAAGCAGGTTGTCCACCGACAGTCTGGAGCGCCCTCGCAACAGCCGCCTCAACGCGACCTACGTCAAGAACCCCTGGCGCGCCACCGCCGAACTCGAGGGCCAGGTCGTGTAGGTAGAGGATCTGAGCGGGGGTGAGACTCATCGCCGGGCGAGCTCTTCGAGGATGACCCGATGCCGTTCGGCGAATCGCCGGGCCTCCTCGACAAACGACGGGTCAACGCCTGTCGCGGAGTCCAAGGGCCGGATGACCACCCGCCGCAGGACACGATCCACCTCGACCTCGACCGGAGCACCCTCCTTCAGCCCCAGCTCATGAAGCTCCCGGGCGGGCAGGGTAACACCAAGGCTCTGGCCGATTCGTAAGATTCGCCGGATCCCCATGGCCATCCCCCCACACAGATCCTGATGAAATCCATTCTAACCTTTCCAACCTCCCGCGCGGCACCGCTGGCTCGTGGCGCGCACGCGGCCGAACACCCTCGGCGGTGCGTGCGGTGCGTGCGGGACGCGCACCGCCTTGTGCTATCATCGTGCCGGTCGAAGACCGCGGCGCGGTCGCAGGGACCCGGAAGGAGCCCAATCCACCGCGGAGGTCGCATGGACGCGGGCGATCGCCATCGAGGTCCCAGGGGGCAGTCCAAGGGGGGCCGGCGGTGACGGGGCGGGCGACCATCCTCATCGTGGATGACGAGCCGGATCTGACCCGGCTTCTGGCCGAGCACCTGACGCGGGAGGGCTTCGCGACCCGGGCGGCGCCGGATGCGGAGACCGCCCTCCGGCTGCTGGACGAGGAGCCGTGCGACCTGGTCATCCTGGACATCATGCTGCCGGGGGTGGACGGGATCGACCTGTTGCGCCGGATCCGCGACCCCCGGCGGGGATGGCCCGACCTGCCGGTGATCATGCTCTCCGCCCGTGGCAGCGTGGTGGACAAGACGGTGGGCCTCTCCTTGGGCGCCGACGACTACGTCGCCAAGCCCTTCAGCCTGCTGGAGCTGACCGCCCGCGTGCACGCGGTGCTGCGCCGGTCCCGGACCCGAGCCACGCAGCCGGCTACGGTGGACCCGGCGCCGCTGGCGACCGCTGGCGCGCCGGGCCCCTCGGCCCCGCCGCCGTCACCCGGCCGGGAGGCGGCGCCCCCCGCGGCCGCGTTCGTCCGGGAACCGCAGGGGACCGGCGGCGAGGTGGTCCGGTGCGGGCCCCTCACCATGGACCTGGCGGCAGCCCGGGTCTGGGTGGACGGGAAGCAGGTCCACCTCACCGCCAGGGAGTACCAGCTGCTGGCATGGTGGATCCGCCACCCCGAGCGGGTCTTCACCAAGCAGCAGATCTACGAAGCCGTTTGGGGCGAGCCCTACGTGACCGACGACAACACGGTCGCCGTCCACATCCACCGGCTGCGGGCGAAGATCGAGCGCAACCCGGAGCGGCCGGAGATCATCCAGACCGTCCGCGGGCTGGGATACCGGCTGGTCTGCGGGCCATGAGCAGCCATGGATTCGGGCTGGCGGCGGGGCCGTGGCCGGTGGCGGCCCTCCTGGCGCTGGCCGTGGCGCTGCTGGCGCTGGCCGCCTGCTGGGGCCTGCGCCGGGAGCTCGGGCGCCTGGCCCGGGCGGTGGACGAGGCCCGGAGCGGCGACGTCCTGACCCGCTTCCACTCCCGGGCCCCCGGGCTGAAGGCGCTCGCGGCCGCGTTCAACCAGATCCTGCGCCGCCTGCACGACCTGGAGGCCGAGCGCAGGCGCGACGAGCAGCGCCGCCGTCAACTCCTGGCGGCCCTCTCCCATGACCTGCGCACGCCGCTGACGGCGGTGCTGGGCTACCTGGAGGCCGTCGCCGGCGGCCACCTCGATCCCGTAACCGAACAGCAATACCTCGCCACGGCTTGCCGGAAGGGCCGGGAGCTGTGGGAGACCCTGGACCGGATCTTCGAGTGGGCGCGCCTCGACCTGGAGGTCGCGGACCTGCCCTCCCCCCGCATCAACCTGGCGGAGCGGCTGCGCCAGGTCCTGATCGAGTTCTACCCTGCGTTCCACCAGCAGGGCGTCGCACTGCGGCCGGAGCTCCCCGAAGAGGCCTGGGTGCGGTGTCACCCCGACCTGGTGGACCGCGTCACCCGGAACCTGGTCGACAACGCGCTCCGCCACGCGCGCGGGATCACGTGCCTGGCGGTGACCCTGCGTCCCGCGGGTCGCACCTGGGAGCTGGTGGTGGCGGACGACGGCGAGCCCGTCGCCGCCGACGTGCTGGCGAACCTGTTCGTCCCCTTCCACCGGCGCCCGGGATCGCCCGGAGCAGGGCTGGGTCTGGCGATCAGCCGCCAGCTGGCCCGTGCCTGGGGCGGGGACCTGCGCGCCTGCCCGCGGCGGCCGCGGGGACTCGCGTTCATCGTCTCCTGGCCGCGATCCGAGCCCGTGGCGGCGTCCCGGGCTGCGCAGGCGGCGGCCACCCCGGTGGGAGGTCGCCCCGGCGAGGGCGAAACGCGCCGGTAGCGGCCGGCCACGGGCCACGGGCTCCGTGCCGG
This is a stretch of genomic DNA from Thermaerobacter sp. PB12/4term. It encodes these proteins:
- a CDS encoding HAMP domain-containing sensor histidine kinase; protein product: MRPKPLFLSLWAFGAGLSLLTALVLGFVFIPLAAQAGPAGRGGEAVLRTVMVVMVLASAGALSVATGLAWLISRRLARPLERLGQTARTIARQPLGYVVQLPPAPYREAADLARALETLSAELAREQAQKDAFLAAVAHELRTPLTYLQGYARSLLDGMVADPEAVRDHLTVIDREARRLGRMVGDLLDREALASGRVSLRTGPVDLAVLAGEAVEDAAPAAREKGVGLELEVHPPVPAVQADADRLRQVLWNLLDNALAHTPPGGRIWVEVCRAGQTVEVTVHDTGTGFDPAESENIWRPFYRVDRASGGPRPPGRRGYGLGLATVRQVIEAHGGTVHADGRPGQGASVGFRLPVMLPAGGPATTAPAARPARAIPGAAGDGGDGVLPADEPGRRAASGLGPPAAVQQPSPRPLPRAGDRAWASGESLVAVLLVVVGVLALATASLLPRLVSPAGARGFADLLIIALTGAVSTVLLAGIIALLYRAWMGGRST
- a CDS encoding SHOCT domain-containing protein, encoding MMMHPGWSNGWGLWGMWLAMVAFWLVPLLLVAGIFWLFLGRDRHRGDRGSEPAVFDENRRALAVLKERYARGEISREEFERIKDDIMKS
- a CDS encoding response regulator transcription factor; the protein is METGEYGHNSGDAPSPDRHPGPHAPAVLVVDDEAEIRRLLRLYLERAGFVVMEAGDGTSALAAFDAAGRQGRPVAAVVLDLMLPGMDGWEVCERLRERSPVPILMLTARGDIHERLHGFQLGADDYVVKPFDPREIVARVRALLRRGMPAAGATRPPGAEPALELGRLVIDPGARTVTVDGQPVPLTRTEFDLLYILARHRGQTLGRQQILDRLRGGDYFGDERVVDSHVRNLREKLEAFGLRHLIATVWGVGYRFDG
- the menE gene encoding o-succinylbenzoate--CoA ligase — encoded protein: MPDWLHRQAELQPGGLALLVAGDPAASRDERCWTFAALDAAATALAERLRAAGVQPGQTVAALAANEPGYVVLIHALIRAGAVLVPLNVRLTPAELAWQVADSGADWLIYGQGFGETAAAVAAHPSSEPAQATRAPSRSKGRPCLLSLADLAGVGPAAAASAGPAAMASTGVAASVSAAADSTVTTSGLSAAIDLAAPHCIIYTSGTTGRPKGAVLTYGNHFWSAVQSALNLGLHRDDRWLCCVPLFHVSGLSIVFRSVIYGIPMVLHRRFDPAAVNASIERHRVTVISVVATMLQRMLDERGPRPYPEHLRCVLLGGGPAPRPLLEACAARGIPVVQTYGMTETASQFATLAPVDALRKLGSAGKPLFFNRLRIVDERGRDLPPGQVGEIAVQGPTVSPGYHHRPDATARAWRDGWFHTGDLGYLDEEGYLYVADRRDDLIISGGENIYPAEVEAVLLAHPAVEEAGVVGVPDPEWGQVPVAVVRLRDPHLDTAPDAGLGSGRHAVPEAGRTPAPARDPERSRASAPVLAAQPSRYGSPAPDPAPHPSPVTEEALLRFCAERLARYKVPRRVFFTSEPLPRTASGKLQRHGLRQRLGSG
- a CDS encoding acetamidase/formamidase family protein; translated protein: MAHTIHSRHVHYGWDNGLEPVLEVEPGETVEFEVVDASGGQLNPGSTAADVARLDFERVNPVTGPVFIKGAKPGDVLEVEILEFGPARWGWTAIIPGFGLLADEFPEPYLKIWDLSGTGDRAWFNERIAVPLNPFPGTIGVALPEPGRHSIVPPRKNGGNLDIRHLTTGTRLLLPVWVEGALFSIGDTHAAQGDGEVCGTAIEAAMQVACRFRVRRDLRLDEPAFIVPGPLASGQDPRGYFVTTGISDHLMEATRKAVRAMIRYLGETYHLEPAEAYALASVAVDLKISEVVDAPNWVISAFLPQSLFVR
- a CDS encoding type II toxin-antitoxin system death-on-curing family toxin; the encoded protein is MSLTPAQILYLHDLALEFGGGAPGVLDVGRVEAAVARALQTVGGQPAYLTPVAQAAACAHALVRDHPFVDGNKRTAFLALGLWLASEGLVFDPPPAEAVEVMERVAVGDMDERELARWVERWVRRRDGQTKLS
- a CDS encoding AbrB/MazE/SpoVT family DNA-binding domain-containing protein, whose product is MAMGIRRILRIGQSLGVTLPARELHELGLKEGAPVEVEVDRVLRRVVIRPLDSATGVDPSFVEEARRFAERHRVILEELARR
- a CDS encoding response regulator transcription factor codes for the protein MTGRATILIVDDEPDLTRLLAEHLTREGFATRAAPDAETALRLLDEEPCDLVILDIMLPGVDGIDLLRRIRDPRRGWPDLPVIMLSARGSVVDKTVGLSLGADDYVAKPFSLLELTARVHAVLRRSRTRATQPATVDPAPLATAGAPGPSAPPPSPGREAAPPAAAFVREPQGTGGEVVRCGPLTMDLAAARVWVDGKQVHLTAREYQLLAWWIRHPERVFTKQQIYEAVWGEPYVTDDNTVAVHIHRLRAKIERNPERPEIIQTVRGLGYRLVCGP
- a CDS encoding sensor histidine kinase KdpD → MSSHGFGLAAGPWPVAALLALAVALLALAACWGLRRELGRLARAVDEARSGDVLTRFHSRAPGLKALAAAFNQILRRLHDLEAERRRDEQRRRQLLAALSHDLRTPLTAVLGYLEAVAGGHLDPVTEQQYLATACRKGRELWETLDRIFEWARLDLEVADLPSPRINLAERLRQVLIEFYPAFHQQGVALRPELPEEAWVRCHPDLVDRVTRNLVDNALRHARGITCLAVTLRPAGRTWELVVADDGEPVAADVLANLFVPFHRRPGSPGAGLGLAISRQLARAWGGDLRACPRRPRGLAFIVSWPRSEPVAASRAAQAAATPVGGRPGEGETRR